From a single Gemmatimonadales bacterium genomic region:
- a CDS encoding M28 family peptidase, translating to MRSTVAIALAAVAAWSLPAALPGQGGQPRTSAPQADDPVRTLVSRLTLGQYKENVRGLTRFGDRRQGTDRNRAAIDWIEAQLKSYGCTNTERIKYQYTGRQIRPPDSTRTGRGGTPRAAGTPIPYEPGATDRGGDVLKGVRTATGVNMDPMRQPDTTLRRIDAQPDEPGEREEVYCTKIGTTHPDEMYIVGGHMDGHGFGAAANDDGSGSALVMQLARVFSSPDVHTDRSIRFILWNNEETGLNGSKAYVEQRQGLQGKEDPAGSGKYPEPRWLGMIQHDMMMFDHGMPRADGTMNPEQRPEADVNIEFAGTSKMVDSSQKLAWYFRTSNEKYATTYPATVSDHMSNTDSDPFKDLTATLSLREDERLAQIGTGWDPQWHQPTDVFSTYSDKDFMLGLNAAQTTLSAVAQLVGATIK from the coding sequence CGCACCCTCGTCTCGCGCCTCACGCTGGGGCAATACAAGGAGAACGTGCGCGGGCTGACGCGATTCGGCGACCGGCGGCAGGGTACCGACCGCAATCGCGCGGCGATCGACTGGATCGAGGCGCAGCTCAAGAGCTACGGCTGCACCAACACCGAGCGGATCAAGTACCAGTACACCGGCCGGCAGATTCGGCCACCTGATTCGACGCGCACCGGCCGTGGCGGCACGCCGCGCGCTGCCGGCACTCCGATTCCGTACGAACCCGGGGCGACCGATCGCGGCGGCGACGTGCTCAAGGGCGTGCGCACCGCCACCGGCGTCAACATGGATCCGATGCGCCAGCCGGACACGACCCTCCGGCGCATCGACGCGCAGCCCGACGAGCCGGGCGAGCGCGAGGAGGTCTACTGCACCAAGATCGGCACGACGCACCCCGACGAGATGTACATCGTCGGCGGCCACATGGATGGTCACGGATTCGGCGCCGCGGCCAACGACGATGGCTCGGGGTCGGCGCTGGTGATGCAGCTGGCGCGCGTCTTCTCATCGCCCGACGTGCACACCGACCGCTCGATCCGCTTCATCCTCTGGAACAACGAGGAAACCGGATTGAACGGGAGCAAGGCGTACGTGGAACAGCGCCAGGGTCTGCAGGGGAAGGAAGATCCCGCCGGCTCCGGCAAGTATCCGGAGCCGCGCTGGCTTGGCATGATCCAGCACGACATGATGATGTTCGATCACGGGATGCCGCGTGCCGACGGGACGATGAATCCCGAGCAGCGCCCCGAAGCCGACGTCAATATCGAATTCGCCGGGACGTCGAAGATGGTCGATTCGTCGCAGAAGCTCGCCTGGTACTTCCGCACCTCGAACGAGAAGTACGCCACGACCTATCCGGCGACCGTCAGCGACCACATGAGCAACACCGATTCCGATCCGTTCAAGGATCTCACCGCGACGCTGTCGCTCCGGGAGGACGAACGCCTGGCGCAGATCGGGACCGGATGGGATCCGCAGTGGCACCAGCCGACCGACGTCTTCTCCACCTATTCCGACAAGGATTTCATGCTCGGCCTCAACGCCGCACAAACGACGCTGAGTGCCGTCGCACAACTGGTCGGGGCGACGATCAAGTAG